AACAAGATGGTTCAGGTTTTTGCCGGTTTATAGCTATGTAGTTGCTGTTAAAAAATGCTCAGGTCTGCTTATTAAGGGATTTGAGGCATTTCACTGATGGTAATTCCGGCGGGCACTTCAAATTTATTGTCCGGAATGCTGATATTTTCTTCAAATTTTGTGGCTTCCATGGTGTAAACCTCATTGACCATTTTTAGCGGAATTCCTTTGTAATACCACATTTTGGTTTTCAGCATCTGGTCTTCGTCTCCCTGTTCGTTTATCTCTACCACAATGCAATCCTTGCCAAGAAATGTTTCGTTGCTGAGAATTTTTCCGCCTTCTTTCTCAATCATCTGACGAAAAGTCACATCATTGTCTGATTTTATCATATCAGTCGGGTCTTCACCCATTTCACCATCCTTACTTTTAAATCCTGTTTTATTGGTCAGGTTGATGATGTAACTCCAGCCATCTTTCATAATCATCATTGATTTGTCCATGTTTTTCATTCCCATCATTTCGCTCTGCGTTTCAGTGTAGACTGCCTGACGGTCATGCTCATTGTCAATCCACTGTGTCATGGTAGAAGTACTTTTCATATCCTGCGCATTTACCGTGGTTTTATACTCAATGAAAAAGGTTTTGATTCCGGCCATTTCTTTGGCTACATCTTCTATTTTTGAGTCGGCATTGGTTTTGGTGCCGCCACCACAGGATGACAATACAGCGAATGAAAAGCCAAAAGTTGCAATGGCAATGGTTTTGAGTACGTTCATTTTGAAAAATTTAAGGTTTATTTCAGAGTTGAATTTGTTTAATAATCTGTTCAAGTTTCTGTTGCGACATTGGAATGCCTGTAATGATATACAGAACACTTTGATACTCAGGCATGTGATAAAGCAAGGCTCTGGAATTCACCGGCGTACCGTCATCTTCATTGGTAATACGAAGATAAACGGCATCATGACCGTTGAATGAATAGGTGTTTTCAACCACCATTCCTTCACCACCTTCGGCCATTTCGTAGAAACGAGGTTCGTTTTCCATCATGATGACTACCTGGTCGGTTTCGCTTTTTACATAAGTAGTGAGGTAAATATTATCCGAGTTATCTGTAAGAAATAATTGATAACCAGGAATGTTAAGATTTGAGGTGGCTGTTTTGAATTTTTCGTAGTTCAGTCCCGGTGGTGGGCCAATCGCTGGATCATCCCCGGGTTCCATTTCACCGAAGAGGCTTCCTAATCCTCCCATAGCTTGTTGTTCGGTAATGGTTATGCCCGACGGTACTTCAAATGCATTTTCCGGAATGCTTACGTTTTCCTGCACAGTTAGTGCTGTTTCGGTAATATCCATTCCCCAGGCTGTACTTTCGCTTTTTAAAATTACGCCTTTGTACATCCACATTTTTACGCCCATCATGTCAAAAACCCAGCAGTTTTTGTTCAGGAAGCTTTCATTGCCATGCCAGGTGCCTCCGTTTTCTTCCACAAAGCGTTTCATGCCTTCCTGGCCACGGTATTTTTCAAGGTCGCCAGCCATTGCCATCCCGGCTGGTTGAAAAGCCCTGGCTATTTCGGCGACATTCATTTTCGTTCCTTCGTGTGTCAACAGGTTGATGGAGTATCCAAAATCACCATTGAGCAGGTCAAGGGTATGTTTGTCTTCGGTGGTTGTGTTCCCCATGGCGGTCATGGTGAAAGTTGAAATCTCTTCTTTAGCTTCTTTGGCGCCGAAATCGTCAATTTTTAGGGTTTTGGTTCCTGTTGTTCTGGAGCCCATTCCTGACGATTCAAAAGCATAGGTAATGATGATGGATTTGAATTCGTACCGTTTTACCGGCTGAGCCTGCAGCACAATGGCTGCCATCAGCAACAGGCTTGTATATAGCGTCTTCATATAGTTTAGAATTTTACAAATTCAACCCTGCGATTCTGTGCCTTACCTTCCGGCGTGTCGTTGCCTGTCATGGGTTTGCTTTCGCCCCAGCCTTTTGAAGTCAATCGGTTGGCAGCAATTCCCATTTCAACCATTTTTTCCATAACAGCTTTTGAACGGGCTTCTGAAAGTTTCTGATTTGATGCATCGTCGCCATCGCTGTCGGTATGGCCTTCAACCGAGAAATTAAGCTCAGCATGATCCTGCATCATTTTAACTACGTAATTGATGGTGCCCATTGATTCAGGCTTGATGGTTGATTTGTTGACATCAAATTTAATACCGGTGGTTATAAACTTACCGTCGGTAAGAAATTTGTCGTACAAAGGCACTGCCCCTTTACCAATGCGGATGTTTTTGATGAAGTAGTATCCTGTTTTCTGGCTGGTTGTTCCAATGGTTAACCCTGTCGGATTTTCTTCAATATTAGGAATATTGAGCAGGCGTGCATCATCCATATAAACTTTTAAAGCTCTTTTATTGAATGAAATAGCTATATGACGCCAACGGGCATTTTTATCAATATTTGAACGGTTGGCACCTGGATAAATGCCCTGAATGTCGGTAGTACCATATTGAGCTTCATTTGTTGATAAAACAAGTCTTTTTAAAACTGGTTTTTGCTTTTTTGCAGCATAAAAGCTCACATAGTAACGTTGGTTGTAAACTTCTTTCT
This region of Lentimicrobiaceae bacterium genomic DNA includes:
- a CDS encoding OmpA family protein, whose translation is MKMTTKMMMMLVLIIATMNVKAQINLNKVVDRSVKKAERNVENRVGRRIDRGVDKSLDAVEDGIDNSVKGDGKDSKKDDNKKNNKSDNKTDNNKAENTQEKQNQESQPTPQEPEKPSPVLSWAKYDFVPGTEIIFEDNQDGEQNGEFPSKWDLAGGVIENASFDNSNVIYFREIGNTGGITPLLKDSKSDYLPDEFTIEFDCYFEKEVYNQRYYVSFYAAKKQKPVLKRLVLSTNEAQYGTTDIQGIYPGANRSNIDKNARWRHIAISFNKRALKVYMDDARLLNIPNIEENPTGLTIGTTSQKTGYYFIKNIRIGKGAVPLYDKFLTDGKFITTGIKFDVNKSTIKPESMGTINYVVKMMQDHAELNFSVEGHTDSDGDDASNQKLSEARSKAVMEKMVEMGIAANRLTSKGWGESKPMTGNDTPEGKAQNRRVEFVKF